DNA sequence from the Caulobacter segnis genome:
GTGGGTCAACGACCGCCGGGCCTATGTCGACAAGGTCAGCGGCGGCCAGCTGGGCTATGTCCACATCGCCGACATGTCCGACGCCGCGCTGGCCCAGCTCTATATCGACCTGGACGCCCAGAACCAGGGCAAGCAGGGCGTGGTCATCGACGTGCGCAACAACAACGGCGGCTACGTCAACGGCCACGTGCTCGACGTCTTCGCGCGCCGCAACTACCTGATGATGACCCCGCGCGACCGCTTCCCCGTGCCGTCGCGCCAGAACCTGGGCCAGCGGGCCCTGGGCCTGCCGACCGTGCTGGTCACCAACGAGTCGTCGCTGTCCGACGCCGAGGACTTCACCGAAGGTTACCGGTCGCTGGGCCTGGGCAAGGTGGTCGGCAAGCCGACCGCCGGCTGGATCATCTTCACCGGCGGTCGCCAGCTGATCGACGGCTCGGTGGTGCGCCTGCCGTTCATCCGCATCGACGACCTGCGCGGCCAGAACATGGAGCTCAATCCCCGGCCGGTGGACCTGGACGTCGACCGCCCGCTGGGCGAGGCCGGCGACGCGCAGCTGGACGCGGCGGTGAAGGTGCTGCTGGGGCGGTAGATCAGAATCCTCCCCCAGCGGGGGAGGATCAGAAGTCTCGGCTCCCGCGTTGACATCACGGTCGCCCCCCATGATGGTCCCGGCCCGCAACGCCGCCTCGGAGCCCGCCTTGACCAACATCCTGCACGCCATGCTGGGCAAGGGCCTGGGCGGTCTTGAGCAGGTGTTCCTAGACTACCAGCCGATCCTCGAAGCCTGGGCGGCCAGGCGCGGCGGCAAGTGCGTGGGCGTGGTGCGCAAGGGCGGCAAGGTCGCCGCGCGCGAGGCCGGGCGGACGCCGCCGCTGGTCGTCATGCCGGCCTTCACCGACTGGGACCCGCTGACCCTGGGCGCGGCCAAGGGCGTTGTGCGCGCGGCCGCGCCGGACCTGATCCTCAGCCACGGCCAGCGGCCGGCGCGGGTGTTCGGCAAGGCGGCCCCCGCCGGCGCGATCCAGGCCGTCTGCCTGCACAAGCCCGTGTTCGACGTCGCGCCCGGCGTCCACTACCTGGCCGTCGGCCGGCACCTGGCGCGATTGGCGATCGAGCGCGGCGCGCCCGAGGACCACGTCTGGTTCATCCCCAATTCGGTCAAGGCCCCGACCGCCCGCGCCACGCCGTTCGCGCGCGCCGAGGGCCAGCCGGTGAAGATCGTCGCCGCCGGCCGCCTGCATTCCAAGAAGGGCTTCGACGTCCTGATCCAGGCGGTGGGCAAGCTGCGCGCCTGGGACTTCGACGTCACCTGCGAGATCGCCGGCGAGGGCGAGGAGCGCGACGACCTGGAGGGCCTGATCCGCGAGCTGGACCTGGATCCTTGCGTCAAGCTGACCGGCTGGACCGACGATGTCGCCGGCTTCCTGGCGACCGGCGACCTCTTCGCCTTCCCCTCGCACCAGGAAGGGTTCCCGCTGACCCTGCTGGAGGCCATGTCCGTCGGTCTGCCGGTGGTGGCGACCGAGATCGATGGGCCGGACGAGATCCTCGAGGAAGGCGTCAACGGCCGTCTGGTGCCCGACGACGATCCCGACCGCCTGGCCGAGGCCCTGGGCGAACTGATCAGCGACCGCGAGACCGCCAGGCGTCTGGGCGCGGCCGCGCGGGAGCTAGTGCTGAGCGACTATGGGCCGGGCGAGCTGGCGCGACGCTTGGAAGCGGCGCTCGACGGAATGCTTTCCCGGGGTTGATGCGAAGCGCGCTCGGGAGTATGACCCCCGTCCGTCCTGGCGATGGCTGGGTAGCTCAGATGGTTAGAGCGGTGGATTCATAACCCACAGGTCGGCGGTTCGATCCCGCCCCCCGCCACCACCAGGACGGTAAATCTCCTTGAAATTCGAGAGCTTGGAACGTCGCTTCGGCGTCGCTCGTTGTCGCGTCATGGCTCGCGCGCCCAGGGTCTTCACGTGGTCGGATGGCTTTCACCGCTACACCGTGGCGGCGACGTCGCGCGCCAAGGCGCTAGCGGCCTGGGAGACCGATCGCGATCTCTTCAAGGAAGGCGTGGCCGAGGAGGCGCCGGACGCTCCCGACGCCAAGGCCGCCCTAGCCGCGCCCGGCGTGGTGATCCGACGGGCCGAGGGCGGGCTGAAGTCGGCCGTCGACAAGCTGCCTAAGCCCAAGACCAGGAAGGTCGACGGCGCCGCCGAGGCCAGGCGGAAGAAGGCGCTGGCCGAAGCGCTGGCGGCGCTGGAAGCGGCGGAAGCCGAGCATCGCGACGCCGAGGCCAACCTTGAGCATCGCCGCCGTGACCTCGACGCGGAGGCCGCCGCGCTCAGCGACTCCTGGACGACGCGCCGAGCGTCGCTGGAGCGGGCGATCCGACGTCAGCGACCGCGATAGAGGTCGGCACGTGGCCGCGCAGGCCGCGATGGTCCAGATAGTCGAGCAGGGCGGCGGGATAGTCGGTCTGGACGATGCTGACCCCCTGGTCGATCAGCCGGCCCCAGGCCCTGTCCGGATCGCGCAGCGCCTTGCGGTCGCCGGACTGGTCCAGCACGCCGCGCCAGCCCTTGGTGGCCAGGGTGTTGGTCCAGACGCGGATGCGGGCGGCGCGGGCCGCGTCGCGGACGGCGACGAAGCCCTGGCGCTTCAGGGCGACCATCTCTACCGCCGGGATCTGGCGGTCGCCGGACGCCTGGCGGGCGGTGATCTGGGCCAGGCCGAAGGCGCGCTTGGCCGCCTTGCTCGCCACCATCGGCATGAAGGCCAGGTCCCGGTACAGCGGCAGGTCGGCGATCGGCGGCGCGCCCAGCCGGGCCTTGGCCTTGAACAGCACCCAGTCGGCGGCGTCGGTCCGCCGCACGATCTCGGCGGCCTCGCCGGCCACCGGACCCTTGAGGTCGACATTGACCAGGATGCGGCCGCGCGCGGCGCGCAGGAACGCCTCCAGGGTCGGCGGCGCCTCGGTTCCGCCGTGGGCGTCCTTCAGGCGCAGGGCCTGGACCTCAGCCAGGGTGAGGTTGGAGACGCGGCCCTTGCCCTCGGTGGTCCGGTCGACCTTGGCGTCGTGCATCACGACGAGGACACCGTCGCGGGTGCGGCGCACGTCGATCTCGACCAGATCCACGCCCAGGGCGATGCAGCGCTCGAGGGCGGCCAGCGAATTCTCGGGGACGGACTGTTCGAAGCCGTGGCTGGGCGCGGGCTGGTGGCAGGCGCGGTGGGCGACCACCAGGACGCCGTCGCCGGCGTCGTAGAGCCGGTCGCGCAGGACGCCTGCGCCGGCCGGGGCGGCCGAAAGGGCCAGGACGCTGGCCAGGGCGGGCAGAAGAGCGGGCGCGCGACGTCGCATGAGGGCCTCCGGCCTCCACATGACCGATTCACGCGACGAGCATACGGCAGTTCGGGCTTACTAAGGTGACGTCGTCGCTCGAGCTTGACCGCAATCGTCGGATGTTCGCCGCCCCAAGTTCGGGTTTGACGGTCGGTATGACGAAGGCGGAAGGAAAGTGACCGGCCGGGATTCACGACATCCCGGCCGGCAAAGGCCGCCCGGCGGGTGGGATGCGCCAGCGGATCTGCAATTTAAGGACGACACAGTTGGACCGAACCCGCCATATGATGGTCGACTAAGTTTCCTATTAGGCGGGCGGAAGGCCCGGACGGTCCTCCGGCGCCTCGGGTAGACGCGCGCTCAGGACGCAACGCAGGCCGTCGGGGCGATAGTCCATGGCCGCCGAACCCTTCAGTTCGCCGCGCAGACTGCGCTCGATCAGGCGCGAGCCGAATCCCTTGCGAGTCGGTTCGGACACCGGCGGGCCGCCGGTTTCCAGCCAGACGCCTTGCAGCTGGCGCGTCGCCGGATCATAGGTCCAGGAGAGGTCCACGCGCCCTTCCGGCAGCGACAGGGCCCCGTACTTCAGGGCGTTGGTGGCCAGTTCGTGCAGGATCAGCGCCATGGTCAGGGCGCCGCCGGGCTGCAGCCGCACCGAGGGGCCCTGGATGCTGAACCGCGTCCCGGCCTCGTCGAACGGCCGCAGGGCCCGCTCGACCACCTCGTGCAGTTCGGCCCCGTGCCAGCTTTCGCGCGTCAGGATGTCGTGCACCCGCGACAGGCCCATCAGCCGCGCCTCGAACTTCTCGAAGGCCACGGTCGGGTCGGGCTCGTTGCGCAGGGTTTGGGCGGCCATCGACTGGACGGTGGCCAGGGTGTTCTTCACCCGGTGGTTCAACTCGTTGATCAGCAGGCGCAGCTGGCTCTGGTGGTCGGCCTGGGCGGTCTCGGCCTGCTTGCGGGCGCTGATGTCGGAGATGATCGCCAGGATGTAGGTCGGCTCGTCCTCGACGCGGACCATCGAGGCGGTCAGGTGGATCCAGATGTCGCCGCCCGGAACCAGGAAGCGCCGCTCGGCCGAGCAGGTCTCCTGCTCCCCGGCCAGCAGGGCCGCGCTCGAGATCAGCATCGGTTCGAGGAAGTCGGGATGGGCCAAGCTCTGCAGCGGCGAGCCCAGAAGCATGTCGCGTGGGCGCTGCAGCAGGGCGCAGAAGCTGTCGTTGACCTCGAGGATCTCGCCGGTCGGCGTCAGCCGGGCCACGCCCATGGCGGCCTGGTCGAAGACCGCGCGATAGCGGGCCTCGGCGGCCTCCAGCTTCAGGCGGGCCTCGATATTGGCGGTGACCACCTCGGTATAGAGCACCAGGCCCCCGACCTCGCCGCCATCGGTGCGCCAGGGCGCCATCGACCAACGGATCCACTCGGTGCGCCCGTCGCGATCGACATAGGGATCGCCCTCGTGGCGCAGCTCGACGCCCTCGGCGATGACCCGGGCGTGCAGGTCGCGCCATTTCTGGGGGATCTCGGGGAACACCTCGTAGTGCTTGCGCCCGATCAGCGGCAGATCGGCGGGCAGGTGCTGGTCGGTCAGATACTGCCGCGAGGCGGCCAGGTAGCGCATCTGGTTGTCGAAGATGGCGATGCCCAGCGGCGCGTGCTTCAGAGCCGTGGTGACGCTCGGCGAAGCGGCCATCGGAGAGCTGGACTGGAGCGGCGCTTCGTCGATCATCGCTCCCCCATGGTAGCGCTCCGGCCTTCGGCTTCGAAGGGTGATTTGTCTGACTTTCGCGTGAGACGCGATCAACTAGAAACCGGAAACACCCGCGTCTGTTTCACGACGCCGTACGCAAAACTGGTATCGATCGAGGCGATGCCAGGGATAGCGTGCAGTTTTCGCCGCATGAAGTCCTCATAGGCCTCCAGACTGTCGACGATCACCCGCAGCAGGTAGTCGTCGCCGCCAGCCAGCAGGAAACAGTCCAGGATCTGGTCGATGCGCGCGACCTGCTCCTCGAAGCCCTTGATCAGGTCCTGGCCGTGGCGGTCCAGCCGTACACGGACGAAGACCGTGATCGGCAGGCCGTAGGCCTTCTGGTCGACCAGCGCCGTGTAACCGGTGATCACCCCCTCCGCCTCCAGGTTGCGCACGCGGCGCAGGCAGGGGGAAGGCGACAGATTGACCCGCTCGGCCAGCTCCTGGTTGGTCAGGCGGCCGTCCTTCTGCAGCTCACGGATGATCTGGCGGTCCTTGGCGTCCATAGGCATGTGCTGGGGTCGGCCTCTTGAGCAGAATCTGCCAAAATAGAAGCGCATCGTGGCAGACTTCGCAATCTACCGCGCCCGACTCCACGCCAGTGTCACTTCGATAGAGGATTGACACATGCGCAGCGACCAGGCCGGATTTTCGACGCGGGCGATTCATGCGGGCTATGACCCGGCCGACGAGCACGGGGCGCTGACGCCGCCGGTGCACCTGACCTCGACCTTCGCCTTCGAGAGCGCCGAGGCCGGCGGCGAGATGTTCGCCGGGACGCGGGAAGGCCACTTCTATTCGCGCATCTCCAACCCGACGACCGACCTGCTGGAGCGTCGCCTGGCCAGCCTGGAGGGCGCGGAGGCCGCCGTGGCCACGGCCTCGGGCATGGGCGCGATCACCGCCACCCTGTGGAGCTTCCTGCGGGCCGGCGACGAGGTGATCACCGACCAGACCCTCTACGGCTGCACCTTCGCCTTTCTGCGCGACGGCCTGACCCGGTTCGGGGTGACCGTGCGCCAGGTCGACATGACCAGGCCCGACGATTTGGCGGCGGCGATCTCGGACAGGACCCGGATCGTCTATTTCGAGACCCCGGCCAATCCGAACATGCGCCTGGTGGACATCGCCGCGATCAGCCGGATCGCTCATGGGACGGGCGCCAAGGTGGTGGTCGACAACACCTACGCCACCCCGGTCCTGACCCGGCCGCTGGTCCTGGGCGCGGACGTCGTCGTCCACTCGGCGACCAAGTACCTGGGCGGCCACGGCGACCTGATCGGCGGGATCGCCGCCGGCGGTCTCGAGGACATGACCCGCGTGCGCCTGGTCGGGGTCAAGGACATGACCGGGGCGGTGATGTCGCCGTTCACGGCCTTCCTGGTGCTGCGGGGCCTGAAGACCCTGTCGCTGCGCATGGCCCGCCACGGCCAGAGCGCCCAGGACGTCGCCCGCTGGCTGGAGGCGCATCCGGCCGTCGCGCGGGTGTTCTATCCGGGCCTGCGGAGCTTCCCGCAAGCCGCCCTGGCCGCGCGCCAGATGGCCGGAGGCGGCGGCATGATGGCCTTCGAGCTGAAAGGCGGCCACGGGGCGGGGGTCTCGATGATGAACCGCCTGACCCTGATCCGGCGGGCCGTGTCGCTGGGCGACGCCGAGACCCTTGTCCAGCACCCGGCCAGCATGACCCATTCCACCTACGCTCCCGAGGAGCGCGCGGCCGCGGGCATCGGCGAGGGCCTGGTGCGGCTGTCCGTGGGGCTGGAGGACGTCGGCGACATCCTGGCCGACCTGGAGATGGCGCTGGAGCCGGAAAGGATCGTGGCGCTGGCCTAGGCGCCGCGCCCATCCGCGAGCGCGGCGCGGTTAACCTTCACCGCAAAAATCCTGAATCTGCACGGGCGATTAACCGCATCATGCGTTTATCCCCCGATGGCGAAATTCCCGTCAGACGTTGACCAGGACCGGCGATCGGCCGTCCGGATCCCGACCTCGCGGTCGGGAAAGCTGCTGTGCGGCGCCTTCGCCTGGGACTGCGTGATCCGTGATCTCTCCAGCAGCGGGGCGAAGGTCCAGATGCTGTCGAACGCCGCCCCGCCGGGGCAGGCCCAGCTGGTCGATCTGGCCGCAGGCCTGGCCTACGACGTGACCATCGCCTGGCGGCGTGACCGCGAGGCGGGCCTGCGCATCGTGCGCACCTACGATCTCCGAGGTCTGGCCCCGGCCGCCGCCGGCATGGCCAAGCGCATCTGGCTGGCCTCGCAGTCGGACGTCTCGACCGGCTGAAGCCCACGAGGATCCGGAAACGAAAAGGACCCCGGCCCGCCGACCGAGGTCCTTTCCATACGCTTGTCCGCGTCGCCTCGAAACGTCGAGGGCGCGGGACGCCCTGGCTAGGCGGCGCCTTCGCGAGCGGCTTCGTCGGCCATCGCGCGCACCAGGTCCAGGACCTGACGGCGAACGCGGCCGCGACCGATCTTCGGGAACACCTCGGCCAGCTCCAGGCCTTCCGGCGTGGTCAGGAATTCCTGCACCACCTTCTCGGCGTGCTGGGCGGCGTCGTCGACTTCGGCGCCGTTCATCGGATCGGCCAGGCCGTCGAAGAAGAACGACACCGGGACCTGCAGGGTCTTGGCGATCTCGTACAGCTTGCTGGCGCTGACGCGGTTGGCGCCGCGCTCGTACTTCTGCACCTGCTGGAAGGTCAGCCCCAGGCTGTCGGCCAGCTGCTCCTGGCTCACGCCCAGCAGCTTGCGACGCATCCGGACCCGGCCGCCAACGTGCAGGTCGACGGGGTTGGGGCGTCGGCCTTCGGTTTCTTCGCTCATGTGTTTTCCGCCTCCAACGGTTGTTCGGGGAAAATGACACGACCGTGACGTCGGTGGAAGCGATGGACCATCAAGCGCGGCGTCATGTCGCGATGGTTCAGCTTCCTTCCCCAAAACGAGGAGGCTAGCGGTCCGGACGGCGATTCGGCGCCAACCGAAAGCGCGACCCGCTCTCGTCAGGAGAGTGTCGCGAAACGGTCGGCGCCGAGGTGTGTCCGGACGGTCGCGGCCGGGGCGAGTCGGCGACCGCGAGGCGTTGTCCCGTCAGGCGTTGAGGACGCGGGCGCGGGTGTCCCAGATCCGCCGGGCCTGGCCGCTGCTGTCATGCAGGCGGAACAGGGTCTCGGCCGCCAGGGTCTCGTCGCGCTCGGCGCCGGCGGTCAGCTGCGGCGTCATGGCGCGGGTCACCTGGCGCTGCACGGCGGCCAGGTCGCCGAACGCCATCATGTCCAGGGCGTCGATCTCGTAGCCGATCGGCGACTCGCGGCCGATAGCCTCCAGTACCCGGTCCAGCAGCGCCTGCGAGATGGCGATCTCCGAGCCGGCCACCACGCCGTACTCGTAGGGACGCGGAATCCCGACCAGGCGGGTGTCGATCGGCGAGTTGAGGATGCCGGGATACAGCTGCATGTCGATCATGCCGACGAAGCGGTTCACGCCTCGACGCAGGGCCAGCTCGAACGCCGCCGCCCAGCACTCGAACACCCGCTCGCCGCGGCCCGAGCCCTTGCGCTGGCGATAGGCCTCGGTGGTGAACAGGCGCGTGGCCTCCCAGACGTCGGCGCCCTTCTTGGGTGTCTCGCCCGGGGCGATCAGGTGGGCGAACTTGTCGGCCAGCATGCAGCGATCGTCGGTGGGACGCAGCCGCAGTCCGACCTCCAGCTCCATCGCGTCGTTGAAGCCCAGCAGGTAGATGGCGCGGTGGTCGTCGTAGTCGTCGACCTCGCCGCCGTCGAGCACGACCAGGTCGACCCAGCCGTTCTTCTCGACGCACTGGCGGCGGCGCTCCTCGTGCATGGCCCACAGCTGCGGGCCGTAGAGATGGCGGTTCTCGGAAGTGATGATGTGGATCATAGCCGCCCCCAGCGGTGGTTGGACGGTCTGGATTAAGAGGCATGATCCGCGGAAACGACGATAGGCCAAACGGCCTACTCCTATTCCCCCGCGAGAGGCTTGCCAGGGCGGCGCGGGGGGATCAGCATCCCTCCATGACGACGGCGACCTCCCGAGAACGCCAGGAGCGCTACCGCAGCTTCGCGGCCTTCTATCCGTTCTACCTGACTGAACACGTCAATCCGGTCAGCCGACGGCTGCATGTCGTGGGCACGACCCTGGTGGTCGTCTGCCTGGCCATGGGCGCGTTGCGCGACTGGCGGTTCTTCCTGGCCGCGCCCCTGGTCGGCTACGGCTTCGCGTGGGTGGGCCACTTCGTGTTCGAGAAGAACCGGCCGGCGACGTTCAAGCACCCGCTCTACAGCCTGATGGGCGATTTCCGGCTGTGGTTCGAGACGCTGACGGGGCGGCGGAAGTTCTGAGGTTTTGATCGGCGCGTGACGAGTCGAAACCGGGCCCCACTTTCGGCTGTCGCGCCTAGAGCTTCGAAAGCAGTCCCAGCTCGCCGGCCTTCAGCACCGCTTCCTGGCGCTTGACCACGCCCAGGCGCTTCTTGGCGGCCTCGATGTGGTGGTGGACGGTGCGCGGCGACAGCTCGAGGATCGCGCCGATCTCCCAGTCGGTCTTGCCCCGGCTGGCCCAGTACAGGCACTGGGCCTGGCGCTCGGAGATGACCCCGTAGTCGGGATTGTCGTCCTGCAGCTCCCAGTGCTTGAGCATGATGGTGCCGAACACCGTGGCCAGACTCTCGATCACCGCCCGCTGGGTGGGATCGGTGTCGGGCGCCTCGGTGGACATGCGGATCAGCACCTCCTGGCCGGCGGGGCCGAACACGCGCACGACATAGCCGTCGTTCATGCCCAGCTCCGAGGCCTCGCCCCACATGGCGTGGGCCCGGCTGTCGCCCAGCGGCTTGGCGTCGGTCCAGGCGAACGAGCGGGGGGACTTCAGCAGCAGTTTGACGCACGGATCGTGGACCACGTAGCGCTCGCTCCAGTAGCGCTGGTCCCACTGGTCGAAGTCCTGGCGGCTGAGCGTGGGCGGTTCCTTGCCGTAGTGCTCGGCGTTGACCAGGGTGGCGCAGAACTTGTCGTAGCCGAAGGCGGCGATCGCCAGCGCGAAATGCGCCTCCACCTCCTGGGCCGACGCCAGGTGCGGGGCTTGGCTGAGGAACGCCCAAGCCTGTTGTTCCGCCGTGTTCAGCACGCGTCCTCGCTACTCCGCACTCACGCCGAGGTTAGGCTAGGCGGTGATACAGCCCGGCGCCAAGCGCGTACTACTCCAGGTAGCGCGGATCCTTGGCGGCGAAAGGTCGCGGCCGGGATCGCGAGGCGGTCGGCTCAGGCCGCCGCTTCCTCGCCTTCGTCCTCGCCGCCCAGCAGGGCGTTCAGCACGACGGCCAGGCGTTCGGGCTTGATCGGCTTTTCGACGACGTCCTGCATGCCGGCGGCGACATAGGTCTGGACGTCGGCGGGATCGGCGTTGGCGGTCAGGGCCACGATCGGCACGGCGCTGGCGCGGCCGCTCATCTCGCGGATGGCGCGGGTGGCGGCGATGCCGTCCATGCGCGGCATCTTGATGTCCATCAGGATCAGGTCGTAGCGGCCGCTCTTGGCCATCTCGAGCGCCTCGAGACCGTCGACGGCCTGTTCCGAGGTGCACTCGAACATGTCGCACAGGGCTTCGGCGACCATGCGGTTGGTGGCGTTGTCGTCGACGATCAGGATGTGGGCCGCGCGACCGGTTACGGCCGGCTCGGCCTCGGCGCGGGCCACCACGACGGAGGCGGGGGCCAGCGACAGGGTGAAGCCTACGGTCAGGCCGGCGCCGCGATTGGCCTCGGCGCGCAGCGGTCCGCCCATGGCTCGCAGCAGGCGGCGGGCCAGGGCCATCGCCACGCCCAGGGCCATCTCGCTCCGGTCCTGCTGGCTGGCGCCGCCCAGCGGGTCGCGGACGCGGGCCAGGCGCTCGTCGGCATGGCCTTCGGTATTGTCGCGGACCTGGCCTTCCAGGCGGATCTGGTCGCCGTCGGCGCGGGCCGTCAGGCGGGCCTCGATCATGCCGCGGCCCGAGGCCAGGGCGTTCTCGATCAGGATGTCGAACACCTGCAGCAGGCGCTCGCCGTCGACATCGACGCCGCATTCCGGGTCGCCATCGTAGGAGACGAGCAGCGTGGAGCCGCCCTCCTGGGCGCGGGCGGCCCAGCGGGCCTCGACCGCGTCGGCGAAGTCGCGCAGGCGGATGGGGGTCGGCGAGAAGGTCAGCTGGCCGCGGGCCGAGCGGTGCAGGTCGATGGCGCGGCCGACCGTCTCGCCCATGTCGCGGCTGGTGTCGCCGATGGCGCGGACGAAGGCGGCGGCGTCGGGCGTCAGGCGCTGCTGCTCGAGGCGCTCGGTGATGGCCAGCACGCCGTCCAGGTGCGCGCCGATGTCGACGGCCATGCGCTCGACCATGGCCATGGCGTCGCGCGCCTCGCCCTGGCGACGGCGGTGCGAGGCCAGCAGCGAGGCCAGGCCGCCCACGCCGGCGTAGCGGCCGGCGGCGTCGACGGCGACATAGGCGGTGCGGAACACCGGGGTCGGGCTGTCGGCCAGGGTGTTGACGAAGCTGTTGGCGTCGGTCTGGGCCATGACCGTCCGCGGGGTGGTGTCCATGACCTCGGCGATCGGCGTGTCGGCCAGCTGCTCGCCGGCCACGCGCATCATGCCTTGCAGGACGTCGCGATAGACCAGGCCCACGGGCGCGCGGCCGTCGTCGACGACCGCCAGGGCGGCCAGGGCCGCGTCGGCGTCGAACATCGCCGCGACAGCGCCGCAAGGCGTGCCGGGCGCGATCGGTGCGCGGGGGTCGATCAGACGGGTCAGCGTATCCATACGGCGCTTCGCTGGGACTAGGAGGCGCACCTTGCCCCGGCCGGCCTTGCGGAGTCGTTAAGTCGGCGGCCCGACCGGCGGGGTACCGTCGGAAAGTGCTGGGTTTTTCGTTTTCGAGGCGGCCGGAACGCAAAAGGGGGCGGCGGAAGACCGCCGCCCCCCTGGGCGTCCTCATGGCGTCCGCTCGGTGCGGGAGCCCTACCAGGACTTGGTGATCGCCACGCCGTACAGGCGCGGTTCGGCGGTGATCACGTTGGTGAACAGGCCCGAGCTGTCGTCGGTGGTGTAGGCGTCGACGATCGGGGTCTTGTTGCCGATGTTCTTGACGTAGGCGTCGATCGACAGGCCCCACTCCGGCTTTTCCACCTTCAGGGTGATGTTGCCGTTGTCCCACGCCTTCAGGCGATCGTAGTCGGTGTTGTAGACGCGGGCGAACTGCTTGGTCTGGCGGTAGTAGTCGCCGCGCAGGGTGGCCGACCAGCCGCCCGACAGTTCGAAGGTGTATTGGGCGCCGAACGAGGTGGTCCAGTGCGGCGAGTTGGGCAGCTCGTTGCCCGACAGGTCCGCCGCCACGCCTTCGATCGAATAGCCGGCGCCGTAGGTGTAGAGGCCCGTGGCGTTGGCCAGGAAGGCGGCCGTGGGCGCAGGCAGGCCCGCGCCGCCCAGGGCGGCCGGGGTCGACAGGAACGCCTGGTAAGCCGCCGCGCCCGAGCAGGCCCACGGCAGGGTGGCTCCCGCGCCGGCGCCCAGGATGGTGGCGACGCCTTGCGTGGCCAGCACGCAGTTGGCGCCGACGGCCGACGAGTTCGGTCCCACCTTCACGACCGTGTAGGCCGCGTTGGACTGGGTCCGGTTCATCGTGTCGATCGAGGTGACGCCGGCGCCGATCTTGGTGTGCAGATAGCCGATCGTGGCGTTGAGCCGCAGGTTGCGGACCGGCGACCAGATCGATTCCAGCTCGAAACCGTAGACCTTGGCGTCGACGTTCTCGTTGACCGAGGTGCGGTTGACGATCTTGGAGATCTGGTAGCCCTGGTAGTCGTAGGCGAAGCCGGTGGCGTTCAGCAGGACGCTGCCGCCGGCCAGGGTGTTCTTGGTGCCGATCTCGATCGCGTTGACGAATTCCGGCGCGAAGGTCTGCTTGATGCCGACCGAGTCCGCCGGGACGCCCGGATTGATGCCGCCGCCCTTGTAGCCCTTGGAATAGAAGGCATAGAGCAGGGTGTCGTCCGTGAAGCCCAGGTGAGCCTTGTAGTCGAAGCCGAAGCGGCCGGTGAGCTCGCTGAAGCGGGCGCGCTGGTCGGGGTTGGTCGGGTTCAGGGTCAGGCCGTAGCCGGGGGCCAGCAGCACGGTCGAGAAGTTCTTGACCGCCTTCTTGTCGCGGGTCTGGCGCAGGCCCAGGGTGAACTTCAGATCCTCGTTGGCCTGCCAGTACAGTTCGCCGAACAGGGCGTCCGAGGTCAGGTTATAGGGCGTGCGGTTGTCATAGTAGTTGTGGCCCTCGCCGGTCGGCGTGGCCGCCGTGTCGATGCCGATGCAGCGGGCGGTGGTCGCCGGGTTGCAGTTCGGATTGCCGGTGTTGGAGAAGTTCAGCGCCAGCGACGACAGGGTCAGCGAGTTGCCGATCACGTAGTAGTCGGTGGTGGTGCGGTAGGTGAAGTGGATGCCGCCGATGTTGAAGTTCAGCGGGCCGTCATAGGCGGACTGCAGGCGCAGCTCCTGGCTGAACTGCTCGGACCGGCCCGACGAGATGTCGATCGTCGTGAACTTGTTGGTGTTGCCGACCTGCGGGTCGTTGAAGAAGCCGCCGGGCGTGAACGGCGTGCTGTTGAAGGCGATCGGCGAGACGTTCCGGTTGTAGTCCTGCTTCGTATAGACGCTGCCCTTGCTGTAGGCCGTCATCGACGTCAGCGTCAGCTGGTCGTTCAGATCGT
Encoded proteins:
- a CDS encoding glycosyltransferase — its product is MTNILHAMLGKGLGGLEQVFLDYQPILEAWAARRGGKCVGVVRKGGKVAAREAGRTPPLVVMPAFTDWDPLTLGAAKGVVRAAAPDLILSHGQRPARVFGKAAPAGAIQAVCLHKPVFDVAPGVHYLAVGRHLARLAIERGAPEDHVWFIPNSVKAPTARATPFARAEGQPVKIVAAGRLHSKKGFDVLIQAVGKLRAWDFDVTCEIAGEGEERDDLEGLIRELDLDPCVKLTGWTDDVAGFLATGDLFAFPSHQEGFPLTLLEAMSVGLPVVATEIDGPDEILEEGVNGRLVPDDDPDRLAEALGELISDRETARRLGAAARELVLSDYGPGELARRLEAALDGMLSRG
- a CDS encoding glycerophosphodiester phosphodiesterase family protein, producing the protein MRRRAPALLPALASVLALSAAPAGAGVLRDRLYDAGDGVLVVAHRACHQPAPSHGFEQSVPENSLAALERCIALGVDLVEIDVRRTRDGVLVVMHDAKVDRTTEGKGRVSNLTLAEVQALRLKDAHGGTEAPPTLEAFLRAARGRILVNVDLKGPVAGEAAEIVRRTDAADWVLFKAKARLGAPPIADLPLYRDLAFMPMVASKAAKRAFGLAQITARQASGDRQIPAVEMVALKRQGFVAVRDAARAARIRVWTNTLATKGWRGVLDQSGDRKALRDPDRAWGRLIDQGVSIVQTDYPAALLDYLDHRGLRGHVPTSIAVADVGSPAPATLGASSRSR
- a CDS encoding sensor histidine kinase, with translation MIDEAPLQSSSPMAASPSVTTALKHAPLGIAIFDNQMRYLAASRQYLTDQHLPADLPLIGRKHYEVFPEIPQKWRDLHARVIAEGVELRHEGDPYVDRDGRTEWIRWSMAPWRTDGGEVGGLVLYTEVVTANIEARLKLEAAEARYRAVFDQAAMGVARLTPTGEILEVNDSFCALLQRPRDMLLGSPLQSLAHPDFLEPMLISSAALLAGEQETCSAERRFLVPGGDIWIHLTASMVRVEDEPTYILAIISDISARKQAETAQADHQSQLRLLINELNHRVKNTLATVQSMAAQTLRNEPDPTVAFEKFEARLMGLSRVHDILTRESWHGAELHEVVERALRPFDEAGTRFSIQGPSVRLQPGGALTMALILHELATNALKYGALSLPEGRVDLSWTYDPATRQLQGVWLETGGPPVSEPTRKGFGSRLIERSLRGELKGSAAMDYRPDGLRCVLSARLPEAPEDRPGLPPA
- a CDS encoding Lrp/AsnC family transcriptional regulator, whose product is MDAKDRQIIRELQKDGRLTNQELAERVNLSPSPCLRRVRNLEAEGVITGYTALVDQKAYGLPITVFVRVRLDRHGQDLIKGFEEQVARIDQILDCFLLAGGDDYLLRVIVDSLEAYEDFMRRKLHAIPGIASIDTSFAYGVVKQTRVFPVSS
- a CDS encoding methionine gamma-lyase, which codes for MRSDQAGFSTRAIHAGYDPADEHGALTPPVHLTSTFAFESAEAGGEMFAGTREGHFYSRISNPTTDLLERRLASLEGAEAAVATASGMGAITATLWSFLRAGDEVITDQTLYGCTFAFLRDGLTRFGVTVRQVDMTRPDDLAAAISDRTRIVYFETPANPNMRLVDIAAISRIAHGTGAKVVVDNTYATPVLTRPLVLGADVVVHSATKYLGGHGDLIGGIAAGGLEDMTRVRLVGVKDMTGAVMSPFTAFLVLRGLKTLSLRMARHGQSAQDVARWLEAHPAVARVFYPGLRSFPQAALAARQMAGGGGMMAFELKGGHGAGVSMMNRLTLIRRAVSLGDAETLVQHPASMTHSTYAPEERAAAGIGEGLVRLSVGLEDVGDILADLEMALEPERIVALA
- a CDS encoding PilZ domain-containing protein; this encodes MAKFPSDVDQDRRSAVRIPTSRSGKLLCGAFAWDCVIRDLSSSGAKVQMLSNAAPPGQAQLVDLAAGLAYDVTIAWRRDREAGLRIVRTYDLRGLAPAAAGMAKRIWLASQSDVSTG